From a single Sediminibacterium sp. KACHI17 genomic region:
- a CDS encoding glycerophosphodiester phosphodiesterase family protein, whose amino-acid sequence MNKAWLLISLSLFTSCFSSKKSQTISQLFDKQGHRGCRGLMPENTIPAMRKAIDLGVTTLETDVVITADNQVVLSHEPFFSHDITTKPDGSYVTAAEEKQLNIYRMDYATVRKYDVGLKPFSRFPKQQKVAAYKPLLAEMIDSVTAYCEKVGKPIPAFNIETKSQRATDGIYHPAPALFVDLIMEVIERKQIQNKVTIQSFDIRTLQYLHQKYPSIQTALLIEENHPQTFALQLKELGFVPTIYSPYFSLVTPLLIKQCKDMGVKLIPWTVNDKTKIQELRNLGVDGIISDFPDLF is encoded by the coding sequence ATGAATAAAGCTTGGTTGCTGATATCGTTGTCTCTGTTCACTTCTTGTTTTTCCTCTAAAAAAAGTCAAACCATATCACAATTATTCGATAAGCAAGGACATCGCGGATGCAGAGGGTTAATGCCTGAAAATACAATACCTGCAATGCGGAAAGCGATCGATTTGGGTGTTACGACCCTAGAGACTGATGTGGTGATCACAGCTGATAATCAAGTCGTATTGAGTCACGAGCCTTTCTTCAGTCATGATATTACTACTAAACCTGATGGAAGCTATGTGACTGCTGCAGAAGAAAAACAGCTGAATATTTATCGGATGGATTATGCAACTGTTCGTAAGTATGATGTTGGATTAAAGCCCTTCTCACGTTTTCCCAAACAACAAAAAGTAGCTGCTTACAAACCACTATTAGCGGAGATGATCGATTCTGTGACTGCTTATTGCGAAAAAGTGGGTAAGCCAATACCCGCATTTAATATTGAAACAAAGTCTCAACGAGCAACTGATGGCATATATCATCCAGCACCGGCATTATTTGTAGACCTTATCATGGAAGTGATCGAGCGAAAGCAAATACAAAACAAAGTCACGATCCAGTCATTTGATATTCGCACACTTCAATACTTACATCAAAAGTATCCATCCATTCAAACTGCTTTATTGATCGAAGAGAATCACCCTCAAACATTTGCACTCCAATTGAAAGAGCTGGGTTTTGTGCCTACAATTTATAGCCCATATTTTTCGCTGGTAACCCCATTGCTCATAAAGCAATGCAAGGATATGGGTGTTAAGTTGATTCCTTGGACAGTCAATGACAAAACAAAGATTCAGGAGCTTCGAAACCTGGGTGTTGATGGCATTATTTCAGATTTTCCGGATCTTTTTTAA
- a CDS encoding carboxypeptidase-like regulatory domain-containing protein: MKIFLRLSVITAFFLLIAGKAMSQRNEYRDSVVQLYGVVMTADSLMAIPSASIIVEGKGRGTITNPDGVFSIAVLKGDRITFSCVGFKNRSIEIPRDLADNQYSVIQLLVSDTAYLPATILKPRPTREQFERDFVNMKIADDAYEIARKNTDEAQRRILINSLPADGREAINYQLRQQANKYYYSGQLPPMNILNPAAWADFIKAWKRGDFKRKD, translated from the coding sequence ATGAAAATATTTCTACGATTATCTGTTATTACCGCGTTCTTTTTGCTCATTGCTGGTAAAGCCATGTCTCAGCGAAATGAATACCGTGACTCAGTTGTACAACTGTATGGTGTGGTTATGACAGCAGATAGTCTGATGGCTATTCCTTCAGCCAGTATCATCGTTGAAGGAAAAGGCAGAGGTACCATTACCAATCCTGACGGGGTATTTTCTATAGCAGTATTAAAGGGGGATCGTATTACATTTTCCTGTGTTGGATTCAAAAATAGAAGTATTGAGATTCCGCGAGATCTTGCTGATAATCAATACAGCGTGATCCAATTATTGGTGAGTGATACTGCTTATTTACCTGCTACCATCCTAAAACCCCGACCTACACGAGAGCAATTCGAGCGGGACTTTGTGAATATGAAGATCGCTGATGATGCTTATGAGATCGCCAGAAAGAATACCGATGAGGCTCAGAGACGTATTCTGATCAATAGTTTACCTGCAGACGGCAGAGAAGCCATCAATTATCAATTAAGGCAACAAGCCAATAAATATTACTATTCAGGACAACTGCCTCCGATGAATATCCTGAATCCTGCAGCATGGGCTGATTTTATCAAAGCCTGGAAAAGAGGTGATTTCAAACGTAAGGACTGA
- a CDS encoding 3-hydroxybutyryl-CoA dehydrogenase — MPVTNVSVIGAGTMGNGIAHVFAQNGFSVQLIDVNAAQLEKALQTISKNLDRQISKGTLTEEQKKTTLSNLQTETDLKKGVSQADLVVEAATENVELKLSIFKIIDEAAPANAILASNTSSISITKIASVTKRPAKVIGMHFMNPVPVMKLVEIINGYATTKEVTNTIVTLSKTLGKVPCVVNDYPGFIANKILMPMINEAICSLYEGIADVEAIDTIMKLGMAHPMGPLQLADFIGLDVCLSILQVLHEGFGNPKYAPCPLLVNMVTAGKLGVKSGEGFYKYTPGSKELVVSDRFTK, encoded by the coding sequence ATGCCAGTTACAAATGTTAGTGTGATCGGTGCCGGAACCATGGGTAATGGAATTGCACATGTATTTGCTCAAAATGGATTTTCTGTTCAGCTCATTGATGTGAATGCTGCTCAACTGGAAAAAGCTTTACAAACCATCTCTAAAAACCTCGATCGCCAGATCTCAAAAGGGACACTGACCGAGGAACAAAAGAAGACCACTCTTTCTAACCTTCAAACTGAGACCGACCTAAAAAAAGGAGTTTCACAAGCAGATCTGGTGGTGGAAGCGGCCACTGAGAATGTAGAATTGAAACTCTCCATTTTTAAAATCATAGATGAAGCAGCTCCTGCAAATGCGATTCTTGCATCCAATACTTCATCCATTTCGATCACCAAAATAGCTTCTGTAACAAAAAGACCGGCAAAAGTGATCGGTATGCATTTTATGAATCCGGTTCCTGTGATGAAACTAGTAGAGATCATCAACGGGTATGCGACTACAAAAGAGGTAACAAATACCATTGTAACACTTAGCAAAACATTGGGCAAAGTGCCTTGTGTGGTGAATGATTATCCGGGCTTTATTGCGAACAAGATCTTAATGCCTATGATCAATGAAGCCATCTGCAGCTTATATGAAGGTATCGCAGATGTTGAAGCCATTGACACCATCATGAAGTTGGGAATGGCGCATCCGATGGGACCTTTACAGTTAGCTGATTTCATCGGATTGGATGTTTGCTTAAGTATTCTTCAGGTATTACATGAAGGATTTGGCAATCCGAAATATGCACCTTGCCCATTGCTGGTAAATATGGTCACAGCAGGAAAATTAGGTGTAAAATCAGGAGAAGGATTTTACAAATACACACCGGGAAGTAAGGAACTAGTGGTTAGTGATCGCTTTACAAAATAA
- a CDS encoding YigZ family protein, with translation MMTENEYYQTIDRHGFAEFKDRGSRFMAHAFPMITPDDFKQQLQLLKKEHPKAVHHCFAYRLGLDGHQFRVSDDGEPSGSAGKPILGQIDSKGLTDTGVIVVRYFGGTLLGVPGLINAYKSSAAMALQMIPVIQKPVEIIYDVNFDYTTMNEVMMVVKQFNCSVLHQEMQLFCLLKIGIPKSRLDEVLYRFKELHTVTIQKSK, from the coding sequence ATGATGACGGAAAACGAATATTACCAAACCATTGATAGGCATGGATTTGCTGAATTTAAAGATCGGGGAAGCCGCTTTATGGCGCATGCTTTTCCGATGATCACACCTGATGATTTTAAACAGCAATTGCAGCTGCTTAAAAAAGAGCATCCCAAAGCAGTACATCATTGCTTTGCTTATCGATTGGGGCTAGATGGACATCAATTCAGAGTCAGTGATGATGGTGAACCATCTGGTTCTGCAGGTAAACCTATTTTAGGGCAAATTGATAGTAAAGGGTTGACAGATACCGGTGTAATTGTTGTGCGATATTTTGGCGGTACTTTATTAGGTGTGCCGGGATTGATCAATGCATATAAATCATCGGCGGCAATGGCATTACAAATGATCCCGGTCATACAAAAGCCTGTAGAGATCATTTATGATGTGAATTTTGATTATACTACGATGAATGAAGTCATGATGGTTGTAAAACAATTCAATTGCAGCGTTCTTCATCAAGAAATGCAACTTTTCTGCTTATTGAAGATCGGTATACCAAAAAGCAGACTGGATGAAGTATTGTACAGATTTAAGGAGTTGCATACCGTAACCATTCAAAAGTCTAAATAG
- the ribD gene encoding bifunctional diaminohydroxyphosphoribosylaminopyrimidine deaminase/5-amino-6-(5-phosphoribosylamino)uracil reductase RibD, giving the protein MSDLHQQYMFRCLELARLGAGFVSPNPMVGAVLVYQNRIIGEGWHKKYGGPHAEVNCIHAVDPSDEHLIPDSTLYVSLEPCAHFGKTPPCSQLIIDKKIPKVIIACRDPFAAVNGKGIEQLQKAGIEVITGVLEREAVELNRRFFKFHQQQQPYVILKWAQTDDGFMAGNSNDRLLITREQTNRIVHRWRSEEAAILIGTDTAIKDNPSLTNRYWFGKSPLRLVVDKHLRIPGHLTMFNDDEPVVIFNLQKDEVQGHLRFVKISSDRSFIDQLFAYCYQQGIQSILVEGGVKLLQSFIDEERWDEARVITNTSLRIGSGLAAPRIHEPHFLDSLNSATDQIKIYLSQKIKITV; this is encoded by the coding sequence ATGTCTGATCTTCATCAACAATATATGTTTCGTTGTCTGGAGCTGGCCCGCCTGGGTGCCGGCTTTGTATCACCCAATCCAATGGTCGGAGCAGTATTGGTATATCAGAACAGGATCATAGGAGAAGGCTGGCATAAAAAATATGGAGGTCCACACGCCGAGGTCAATTGTATTCATGCTGTTGATCCATCAGATGAACATTTAATACCGGATTCAACACTCTATGTATCATTAGAACCTTGTGCGCATTTTGGTAAAACGCCGCCCTGTAGTCAACTGATCATTGATAAAAAGATCCCTAAAGTAATCATAGCCTGTAGAGATCCTTTTGCGGCAGTCAATGGAAAAGGAATAGAACAGTTACAAAAAGCAGGAATTGAAGTGATCACCGGTGTATTGGAACGTGAAGCGGTTGAACTGAATAGACGATTTTTTAAATTCCACCAACAACAGCAGCCTTATGTGATTTTGAAATGGGCGCAAACTGATGATGGTTTTATGGCCGGGAATTCGAATGATCGATTATTGATCACCCGGGAACAAACAAATCGAATCGTTCATCGATGGCGTAGTGAAGAAGCTGCTATCTTGATCGGTACAGATACAGCGATCAAGGATAACCCTTCGCTGACAAATAGATATTGGTTTGGTAAATCCCCTTTACGATTGGTTGTTGACAAACATTTACGAATACCGGGCCATTTAACCATGTTCAATGATGATGAGCCGGTGGTAATTTTCAATCTACAGAAAGACGAAGTTCAAGGGCATCTTAGATTTGTAAAGATCAGTAGTGATCGGTCCTTCATCGATCAGCTTTTTGCATATTGTTACCAACAAGGAATTCAAAGTATTCTGGTAGAAGGCGGAGTTAAATTATTGCAATCTTTTATTGATGAAGAACGATGGGATGAAGCTCGTGTTATCACTAATACTTCTTTACGAATTGGGTCCGGATTAGCAGCCCCGCGTATTCACGAACCTCATTTTCTTGATTCGCTCAATTCAGCGACAGATCAGATAAAGATATACCTCTCTCAAAAAATCAAGATCACAGTATGA
- a CDS encoding fasciclin domain-containing protein, protein MKKLIFFLLTFFSLVTVHAQMVVMREMSMAGGNSANSAALNMSSQKNIIENLGSSGGYTSLVMAIQSADLIELLQKEGPYTFFAPSNESFTKFMQADIGSTDDDKKKLSYLIKSHIVSGKFDVDALTKMIKEADGPVSLTSLSGEVLQVTKKGKKIIVTDAKGKQSTVVTSNLEQSNGVIHIIDKVLTQ, encoded by the coding sequence ATGAAGAAATTAATTTTTTTCCTGTTAACCTTTTTCAGTCTAGTTACCGTGCATGCGCAAATGGTGGTCATGCGCGAAATGTCCATGGCAGGTGGAAATAGTGCAAACTCCGCTGCGTTAAACATGTCATCTCAAAAAAATATAATTGAAAATCTGGGTTCTTCGGGCGGGTATACAAGTCTTGTTATGGCAATTCAATCGGCAGATTTGATTGAACTGTTACAAAAAGAGGGCCCCTATACTTTTTTTGCGCCATCCAATGAATCTTTTACGAAGTTTATGCAAGCTGATATCGGTTCTACAGATGATGACAAGAAAAAATTGAGTTATTTGATCAAAAGTCATATCGTCTCCGGCAAATTTGATGTGGACGCATTAACAAAAATGATCAAAGAAGCTGATGGGCCGGTTTCTCTAACATCCTTATCAGGAGAGGTTTTGCAAGTAACTAAAAAAGGGAAAAAAATTATTGTGACCGATGCGAAAGGGAAACAATCTACAGTAGTTACATCCAATTTGGAACAGAGCAATGGTGTTATCCATATCATAGATAAAGTACTTACTCAATAA
- a CDS encoding YdcF family protein, translating into MFFIFSKLLYFLLIPFNWIIILLISIYCIKSAKQKRRLAIITVLITLLFTNPWLYKTANKYWQADFKELSAIKNYELGILLTGMVQFDTKDRGFFGSAADRFIQTATLYHTGKIKKILVTGGSGSLLHTYKSEAVFLKEMLVNNKIPEKDIIVEPDARNTYENAVFSKRLIDSLKINTPSLLITSALHMRRSTAVFTKAGIQFDYYAADFKEVDDYFSMDNTLVPDAKLLKDWSHLIKEIVGLWVYKLTGKA; encoded by the coding sequence ATGTTTTTCATCTTCTCGAAACTGCTTTATTTTCTTTTAATACCATTCAATTGGATCATCATCTTATTGATTAGTATTTATTGCATTAAATCGGCTAAACAAAAAAGAAGGTTAGCAATTATTACAGTTCTAATAACATTACTGTTTACCAATCCATGGCTGTACAAAACAGCTAATAAATATTGGCAAGCTGACTTTAAAGAATTATCAGCAATAAAAAACTATGAGCTAGGTATTTTGCTTACCGGCATGGTTCAATTCGATACCAAGGATCGGGGTTTCTTTGGTTCTGCTGCGGATCGATTCATTCAAACCGCTACACTTTATCATACCGGAAAAATCAAAAAGATTCTCGTTACAGGAGGTAGTGGATCATTGCTGCATACCTACAAATCCGAAGCTGTATTCCTCAAGGAAATGTTGGTCAATAATAAAATCCCCGAAAAAGATATCATTGTTGAACCAGATGCCAGAAACACTTACGAAAATGCCGTTTTTAGTAAACGCTTAATAGACTCCCTTAAAATAAATACCCCTTCTTTACTCATCACATCTGCATTACACATGAGAAGGTCGACAGCTGTTTTTACTAAAGCAGGCATTCAGTTTGACTATTATGCCGCCGACTTTAAAGAAGTAGACGACTATTTTTCAATGGATAATACTTTGGTACCCGATGCAAAACTCTTAAAAGACTGGAGCCATTTGATAAAGGAGATAGTTGGACTTTGGGTATATAAACTAACCGGAAAAGCTTAG
- a CDS encoding MotA/TolQ/ExbB proton channel family protein — MFYFLQIDSLQQATNTVAAAAEKISMWSLLQKGGWIMYPLYGLLIVAIFVFVERLMAIRKASRIEPNFMNIIRDNIMSGNVQAARNIAKNTNNPVARIIDKGIQRIGKPLDAIEKSMENVGKLEMYSMERNLNILSLIAGIAPMFGFLGTIVGMVQLFYGIASTGEYTLNTIAGGIYTKMITSATGLIIGLIAYVGHNFLSTQIDKTANKMEAASAEFIDILQEPTR, encoded by the coding sequence ATGTTCTATTTTCTGCAGATCGATAGTTTACAACAGGCAACCAATACAGTAGCAGCAGCAGCGGAAAAAATATCCATGTGGAGTTTGTTACAGAAAGGTGGTTGGATCATGTATCCATTATATGGCTTACTGATAGTAGCCATTTTTGTATTTGTTGAAAGACTCATGGCTATTCGCAAAGCTTCACGTATTGAACCGAACTTCATGAATATTATTCGTGATAATATCATGTCAGGTAATGTACAAGCTGCGCGCAACATCGCTAAAAATACGAATAACCCAGTAGCAAGAATCATTGATAAAGGCATTCAGCGTATTGGTAAACCTTTGGATGCGATCGAGAAGAGCATGGAGAATGTAGGTAAGCTGGAAATGTATAGCATGGAACGTAACCTGAATATTCTATCATTGATCGCAGGTATTGCACCTATGTTTGGATTTCTCGGAACGATCGTGGGAATGGTGCAATTGTTTTATGGGATCGCATCTACAGGAGAATATACATTGAATACCATTGCAGGCGGTATCTATACCAAAATGATCACTTCAGCAACCGGTTTGATCATTGGATTGATCGCCTATGTAGGCCATAATTTTCTGAGTACACAGATCGATAAGACAGCCAATAAAATGGAAGCTGCCAGTGCAGAATTCATCGATATCCTACAGGAACCTACACGTTAA
- the prmC gene encoding peptide chain release factor N(5)-glutamine methyltransferase: MTIESAKDQLIQQLSSLYEAREAASITHLVLEHLTGMNKTDRMMHKHQNLSATQEDQLIEIIAALMNHRPIQYVLGEAWFSGMKFLVNEHTLIPRPETEELIEWIKATANPEPQKILDIGTGSGCIPIALKKEFPLWQLSALDVSDDTLQVAQQNAASNNVWVDFICMDFLNETLWSGLPDYNIIVSNPPYIKKSEKESMSAHVVDHEPHIALFVPDEDALIFYKKIANFGLSHLKKQGKLFLEINQLLGKEVCELLEKQGYHTILRKDLHGNDRMIMATIVH; encoded by the coding sequence ATGACCATTGAATCGGCCAAAGATCAACTTATTCAACAACTGTCTTCGCTTTATGAAGCGAGGGAGGCTGCCAGCATTACGCATTTAGTGCTGGAGCATCTTACGGGTATGAATAAGACCGACAGAATGATGCATAAGCATCAAAATCTTTCTGCTACGCAAGAAGATCAACTGATCGAGATCATTGCAGCGCTAATGAATCACAGACCCATTCAATATGTATTGGGAGAAGCATGGTTTAGCGGGATGAAGTTCCTTGTCAATGAACATACTTTGATACCCAGACCTGAAACTGAGGAACTCATTGAATGGATCAAAGCTACCGCAAACCCTGAGCCTCAAAAGATCCTGGACATTGGAACGGGTAGCGGGTGTATTCCCATCGCTTTGAAAAAGGAATTTCCACTTTGGCAGCTCTCGGCCCTGGATGTAAGTGATGATACCCTACAAGTAGCACAACAAAATGCAGCTTCGAATAATGTATGGGTTGATTTCATTTGTATGGATTTTTTGAATGAAACATTATGGTCTGGTCTACCTGATTATAACATAATCGTCAGTAATCCACCCTATATCAAAAAATCAGAGAAAGAGAGCATGTCGGCGCATGTGGTAGATCATGAGCCACATATTGCATTGTTTGTTCCTGATGAAGATGCATTGATCTTCTATAAAAAAATAGCAAACTTTGGACTTTCACATCTTAAAAAGCAAGGGAAATTATTTTTAGAGATCAATCAACTGTTGGGAAAAGAAGTATGTGAACTATTGGAAAAGCAAGGCTATCATACAATCCTGAGAAAAGACCTGCATGGCAATGATCGTATGATCATGGCCACCATTGTTCATTAG
- a CDS encoding biopolymer transporter ExbD: MNIRKRLRTHPEMHTGALNDILFILLLFFLIVSTLANPNVIKVSNPKAKSDTKSKQTVVITVDKDQNLYIGSQRTTLDQLEPELKAFLSKETEKPSVVINGDSTSHLGTAIKVMQVIKKLGATPVMAVDNSGQ; the protein is encoded by the coding sequence ATGAACATCAGAAAAAGATTAAGAACACATCCCGAAATGCATACAGGCGCACTGAATGATATCTTGTTCATTCTGTTACTGTTCTTTCTGATCGTTTCAACCCTCGCTAATCCGAATGTGATCAAAGTCTCTAATCCAAAAGCTAAGAGTGATACTAAATCGAAACAAACGGTTGTGATCACGGTAGATAAAGATCAAAATCTCTATATCGGTTCACAAAGAACCACTTTAGATCAACTGGAACCTGAACTGAAAGCATTTCTTTCTAAGGAAACAGAAAAGCCTTCAGTAGTGATCAATGGCGATAGTACTTCGCATTTGGGCACAGCGATCAAAGTAATGCAAGTCATCAAGAAATTGGGAGCAACACCTGTAATGGCAGTGGATAACTCGGGTCAATGA
- a CDS encoding fasciclin domain-containing protein — MKKILFILCTVLGTQFVMAQEKTVEVGGAPMYPSKNIVENAVNSKEHTTLVAAVKAAGLVETLQSAGPFTVFAPTNAAFGKLPAGTVETLIKPENKSTLTKILTYHVVSGKYDAAAIAQLIKEGKGTAVLKTVSGGSLKASMKGKKLILTDEKGSSAEVTISNVYQSNGVIHVIDSVVLPG; from the coding sequence ATGAAAAAAATTCTTTTTATTCTTTGTACCGTATTGGGTACGCAGTTCGTAATGGCTCAGGAAAAAACAGTAGAAGTAGGAGGTGCACCTATGTATCCTTCCAAAAATATTGTTGAAAATGCAGTAAACTCAAAAGAGCATACCACATTGGTTGCAGCGGTAAAAGCCGCAGGATTAGTTGAAACACTTCAAAGTGCGGGACCATTCACAGTATTTGCACCTACCAATGCAGCTTTTGGAAAATTACCAGCCGGAACGGTTGAGACGTTGATCAAACCAGAAAATAAATCTACCCTTACAAAAATATTGACATACCATGTGGTATCAGGTAAGTATGATGCTGCAGCAATTGCTCAGTTGATCAAAGAAGGAAAGGGTACAGCGGTATTGAAAACGGTTTCCGGTGGATCATTGAAAGCTTCCATGAAGGGTAAAAAGCTGATATTGACTGATGAAAAAGGATCTAGTGCTGAAGTAACCATTAGTAATGTGTACCAAAGCAATGGAGTGATACACGTAATTGACAGTGTTGTTCTTCCAGGATAA
- a CDS encoding Mrp/NBP35 family ATP-binding protein has translation MTEAAILSALSNVQEPDLGKDLVTLNMVKDIQIKDKEVSFTIVLTTPACPMKDMMRTASENAVKLLVDKEAKVTVNFTSNTSSTRKDNQQVLSGVKNIIAVVSGKGGVGKSTVSANLALALAEGGASVGLMDADIYGPSVPIMFGVRGERPMMKDVNGKGMIIPLEKYGIKLMSIGLLVDEKNAVVWRGPMASSAIRQFVTDVDWGELDYLVIDMPPGTGDIHLTLMQTVPVTGVIIVTTPQNVALADAKKGIAMFGQAQINVPIIGLVENMAYFTPAELPQNKYFLFGKDGGKNLAEEYDLPFLGQIPLVQEIREGGDLGIPAMAGNEEVSKNALRQFAGNAVRNIAIRNASTPKTQTVQVTE, from the coding sequence ATGACAGAAGCTGCTATACTGAGTGCACTGAGTAATGTACAAGAACCTGATCTAGGAAAAGATCTGGTGACATTGAATATGGTAAAAGATATTCAGATCAAGGATAAAGAAGTGAGCTTTACGATTGTACTCACAACCCCGGCTTGTCCAATGAAGGATATGATGAGAACGGCCAGTGAAAACGCAGTTAAATTATTAGTAGATAAAGAAGCAAAGGTTACTGTGAACTTTACTTCTAATACGTCTTCTACTCGCAAAGACAATCAACAGGTATTATCCGGGGTAAAGAATATTATCGCAGTAGTGAGTGGTAAGGGTGGCGTTGGTAAGAGTACCGTATCTGCTAATCTGGCACTTGCTTTAGCAGAAGGAGGGGCATCAGTTGGATTAATGGATGCAGATATATATGGACCTAGTGTTCCCATCATGTTCGGCGTTCGAGGGGAGCGTCCTATGATGAAAGATGTGAATGGAAAAGGAATGATCATTCCATTGGAGAAATATGGAATCAAACTGATGAGTATTGGATTACTGGTGGATGAAAAGAATGCAGTTGTTTGGCGTGGTCCGATGGCCAGCAGTGCTATACGTCAGTTTGTGACAGATGTTGATTGGGGTGAGTTGGATTATCTGGTGATCGATATGCCACCGGGAACGGGTGATATTCACCTGACATTGATGCAAACAGTACCTGTTACTGGAGTGATCATTGTAACAACCCCACAAAATGTGGCATTAGCAGATGCGAAAAAAGGGATCGCGATGTTCGGACAGGCTCAGATCAATGTACCGATCATTGGATTAGTTGAGAATATGGCTTATTTCACTCCTGCAGAATTACCCCAAAACAAGTATTTCCTTTTTGGAAAAGATGGTGGTAAGAACCTGGCTGAAGAGTACGACCTGCCATTCCTGGGACAAATTCCGTTGGTACAGGAAATAAGAGAAGGCGGTGATTTGGGAATACCTGCCATGGCCGGAAATGAAGAAGTAAGTAAAAATGCACTTCGTCAGTTTGCAGGCAATGCAGTTCGAAATATTGCAATCAGAAATGCGAGCACCCCTAAAACGCAAACTGTTCAGGTGACAGAATAA
- a CDS encoding FMN-binding negative transcriptional regulator produces MYHLPSFQEKNQDEIIAFIKAHPFATLIGVSATNEPVATQIPVLVKERAGVFFLQGHFMKQTDHHHAFLQNDHVLVLFSGPHAYVSASWYENTKQASTWNYMTVHARGKMHLLGDEALPEMLEELTAHFEQNPSSPSQYKELPEEYISRLSKAIVAFEIKLLQTDAVFKLSQNRDEKSFDNIVSKLSSGNWEEKAVAEEMSKRKQQFFTS; encoded by the coding sequence ATGTACCATCTTCCCAGTTTTCAGGAAAAAAATCAAGATGAAATCATTGCATTCATCAAAGCGCATCCATTTGCTACTCTGATCGGAGTATCGGCAACTAATGAGCCTGTTGCTACACAAATTCCGGTTTTAGTGAAAGAGAGAGCAGGTGTTTTTTTCTTGCAAGGTCATTTTATGAAGCAAACAGATCATCATCATGCATTTTTGCAAAATGACCATGTATTGGTTTTGTTTTCTGGTCCACATGCTTATGTAAGTGCCAGCTGGTATGAAAATACAAAGCAGGCTTCTACCTGGAATTATATGACTGTTCATGCCCGTGGAAAAATGCATTTACTTGGCGATGAAGCATTGCCTGAAATGCTGGAAGAACTAACAGCACACTTTGAACAGAATCCATCTTCGCCTTCACAGTATAAAGAACTTCCTGAAGAGTATATCAGTCGTCTATCAAAAGCGATCGTTGCATTTGAGATTAAATTATTGCAAACAGATGCTGTTTTTAAGTTAAGCCAGAACAGGGATGAAAAAAGTTTTGATAATATTGTATCGAAACTCAGTTCCGGTAATTGGGAAGAGAAAGCAGTTGCAGAAGAAATGAGCAAACGCAAACAACAATTCTTTACATCATGA